From Nicotiana tabacum cultivar K326 chromosome 20, ASM71507v2, whole genome shotgun sequence, one genomic window encodes:
- the LOC107768964 gene encoding small ribosomal subunit protein bS6c, with protein MVKIILFFSANTWEWDQLCLPPLSNLFLFVIDSQSTPSPYAVTSEPIHKKMVLSPALTSTPSSFNPFLTLSHFHPFTTFPITSNAKNVNHSCLIVKAQTLEFSGSFFERGFGGDDDPPTAPGSGITAVEDKEEPQCPPGLRPYETMAVLRPDMSEDERLALTQKYEELLVAGGGMYVEVFNRGVIPLAYSIRRKNKAGETNTYLDGIYLLFTYFTKPESMTALEATLNTDDDVIRSSSFKIRKRKY; from the exons ATGGTTAAAATAATCCTATTTTTCTCTGCCAACACATGGGAATGGGATCAACTCTGCCTTCCCCCCTTATCCAATCTCTTCCTCTTTGTAATCGACTCCCAGTCCACACCTTCACCATATGCAGTAACATCAGAACCAATTCACAAGAAAATGGTACTATCCCCAGCTTTGACCTCCACACCCTCTTCGTTCAACCCCTTCTTAACGCTTTCTCATTTTCACCCATTCACGACTTTCCCCATAACTTCCAATGCCAAAAATGTGAACCATTCTTGTTTAATTGTGAAGGCTCAGACTTTAGAATTTTCGGGTTCCTTCTTTGAACGTGGGTTCGGGGGAGATGACGACCCGCCAACTGCTCCCGGGTCGGGCATTACCGCTGTTGAAGATAAAGAGGAGCCCCAGTGCCCTCCTGGCTTGAGGCCATATGAAACTATGGCGGTTTTGAGGCCTGATATGTCTGAAGATGAGCGACTCGCTCTTACCCAGAAGTATGAAGAG TTGCTTGTTGCTGGTGGTGGCATGTATGTGGAGGTGTTCAACCGAGGGGTTATTCCCCTTGCCTACAGCATCAGGAGGAAAAATAAAGCTGGAGAAACCAATACTTACTTGGACGGGATCTACTTGCTGTTTACTTACTTTACCAAACCCGAATCCATGACAGCTCTCGAGGCAACACTCAATACTGATGATGATGTTATACGCTCATCCAGCttcaaaataaggaaaagaaaatactag